DNA from Krasilnikovia cinnamomea:
CTACGGTCGGCGCACCTGACCCTCCGCGACCGTCGCCCGCCGTGGGCCCGGCGCGACCGGCACCAGCGCTGGAGGCCGCCATGCTCGACGTCGACCGCGGTCAGGCGATGGCGTACCGGGTCGCCGCCCTCGGGCTGGCCACGCGGGGCCGCAAGCGCCCCGCCGACCTGCCCGTGCTCGACCTCGGGGTGCAGGAGTACACGCCGGACTCCGCGCGGGTGGCGCTGGCCGCCCGCACCACCGCCGCCCTGGACGACGACCGGCTGTTCATGGTGTGGGCCGCGCGCGGCGCTCCGCACCTGCACCGGCGCGCCGACCTGCGTACCCTCGCCGCCCAGCTGTGGCCGGTCAGCGACGCGGACGCCACCGCCCGGATCACCAGCGGCCAGATCCCCGACGGCATGAAACTGGGCCTGGCCGCGTTCGTCGCCACCGCCGACGCGTTCCGCGAGGTGGTCACCGCGACGATGCCGCGTGGCGAGGTGAGCACCCAGGTCAGCGCGCGGGTGCCGCGCTCGCTCACCTACGACTGCCGGGGCTGCGGCGCCCGGCACATCGCCGGGACGGTCTTCCAGCACGCCGGGCTCGCGGGCGGGGTGCGGGTCGAATCCCGGGGGCGCGACGCCATGCTCGGGCCGATCGCGGACTGGCCCGGGCGCCCCGAGCAGAACCAGGGCATCGGCGAGCTCATCACCACGTACCTGCGGATGCTCGGGCCGGCCGCGCCCGCCGCGGTGGCGAAATACCTGGGCAGTGCCACCACCGAGATCCGTACGGTGTGGCCCGACGGGCTGGCCCAGGTCCGGGTGGACGGCCGTACCGTGTGGTTGCCGGAGGATCGGGTGGCCGCCCTGCGCAAGGCCGCCCCCGTGCCCGGGGTGCGGCTGCTGCCCCCGATGGACGCCCTGCTGCAGGCGCGCGACCGCGACGTGCTCGTGCCCGACCGCAAGCAGCAGCGGGAGGTGTGGCGGGTGCTCGGCAACCCGGGTGCCCTGCTGCTGGACGGGGAGATCGCCGGGGTGTGGCGGGCCAAGCTGGGAGCCAAGCGGGTGGAGCTGACGGTCACCCCGTTCGGTGGGCTCAGCGCGGCGGCGCGCAAGCAGGTCGAGGGCGAGGCGGCCGCCGTGGCCCGGGCGCGCGGCGTGCCAGACGCGAGCGTGCGGTACACGTGAACCGCCGGCCCCGCTGAACCACGCGCCCCGCTGAACCACGCGCCCCGCTGAACCACCCGCCCAGCGCTAGCCGCGCGCACGGAAGACCCAGCTGCGCATCAGTAGGA
Protein-coding regions in this window:
- a CDS encoding DNA glycosylase AlkZ-like family protein, producing MLDVDRGQAMAYRVAALGLATRGRKRPADLPVLDLGVQEYTPDSARVALAARTTAALDDDRLFMVWAARGAPHLHRRADLRTLAAQLWPVSDADATARITSGQIPDGMKLGLAAFVATADAFREVVTATMPRGEVSTQVSARVPRSLTYDCRGCGARHIAGTVFQHAGLAGGVRVESRGRDAMLGPIADWPGRPEQNQGIGELITTYLRMLGPAAPAAVAKYLGSATTEIRTVWPDGLAQVRVDGRTVWLPEDRVAALRKAAPVPGVRLLPPMDALLQARDRDVLVPDRKQQREVWRVLGNPGALLLDGEIAGVWRAKLGAKRVELTVTPFGGLSAAARKQVEGEAAAVARARGVPDASVRYT